CTTACGTTCGACACCCAGCGCCTCAAGAGGCGCGTCCGCCGAGGCTTCAAGCCTGACGCAGCGGTAGCTCTGATGGCCGGCCTTGACGGGCGAGAACCATGCCATTGAGAGGGTCAAGGCACGCGGGTCCGTGACGCGTTCCAGCGACGGCGGGAGCGGTATTCGGTAGCTGTGAGCGTGATCGGGCGCAAGCGCCCCGTATCCGACCAGCGTCGCGCGATTTGTCGCACATTCCATGGCTTCCGCCATATCCGGTATGCCGAACCCCATGAACCGACTGATATTCTCAGCCTGTTGGACGAAACGTCGCCCGTCATCAGGCCCGCAAATCTCCTTGAGCAGGCTCCATTTGCCGTTCCAGCGGGCGCGATGTACCAACAGAGCCTTCACGACGGTGGCGTAGTACTCTGGCGGCATATCCGCCAGACGCGAACCGCCCTCGCGGTCCATTAAGGCATCGAATATCCTGTGCGCAGCGCGCGTTGCCAGCGCGGTTGCTGAACTCGTCCCGTCACTCAGCGCCGTCTTGTCCAATTGCCCCTGACCGGACGAATCAGGTGCGGCGGCGCGCAGTCCATACAGCCGCTGCGGCTGCCCGAAATGCGCCTCGATGCCGCCGCCCGACCGGCCCATACGGACGAACTCCCGCCCGCCTGGGAGGAATATCTCCGGCTTGACTGAACGCCGGTGGCCAAGACCGAGAGCCGAGCTTGCGTTCGGCAGTTCATGGCTGTCATAGGGATCAACCGCAAGGAGAGCGCCGGGCCGCGCTGCCACAGCATCATGATGCTGCGCACCGATAGTCAGCACGTTGAGCGCTTCCGCCGGCGAGAGAAGTGTCCGTTCGTGCTTGGCAGCGTTAAGTGCTTCGAGAACAGCTCGTTCACGCTCGTCAGCCGGCGCATCCTCAAAGTCCTTCCAAGTGTCGTATCGATTGATGCGTAGGGGTTCGGTGATGTTTCCGCCGCTGACCAGAAAGAGGATCCCGTAGCGCTCGGACAGAAAATCCAGCAGACGTGCGAGCGGGCTTACCAGCCGCGCGAAAGGCCGGCGTCCATCACCGATCGACAGGTTGATTAGGAACACGGATGGTGCGGCTGCATCTTCGCCGGCGCTACCCTTGATTCTTAGTACCGCCCGGTAAATCGTGTCGATGAGGAGCCGGTCGCCGTCAGTGCGTTCCTGACCATTAGCCTGGGCGAACATGATCGGCCGGAGATAAAGCGGCCGTTCAAGCGGCGTTTCGCCTGCATTCAGGTCGCCATGAAGGATGAGCGACGCCATCGCCGTGCCATGAACGCGCCTTGCAACAATCGCCATTTCTTCGAGATTGTCAGGATCATCTATGCTCAGGCGATCAGTCAGCAGAGCGTGGCGCTGCAGTGGAAAGCCGTCGAGCAAGGCGGCGATCGGCACGTTCTCCGAAGGAGCGCCTGCCCTTTCCTCAACGCCCGGCGTCTCCACCTCTTCCGGTTCTAGCTCATTGTGGAGGGTGCTCTGCGGCCGCAGAAACATTACTTCATCTGCAAGCGCCAGATTTACTTCGGCTCGCTGCATCAGCGCCGGAATAGCCTGGGCGGGGATATCGATCAGCGCCCCGTGATAGGCGATCTCACTGATGACTCTCTCGTGGACGACCCGCCCGCCGGCTTCTGCGATGTGAGCGGCAAGCCGCTCCGATGCGTTCCGCTGCCCGGCTTCGTTTGGGAGGAACCAAAGTTCAACTTCGGTTCGTACCGGGCGGTCCGGCGCTCTGGCAAGCTCCTCCTGCCAAAAGGCAATCGTTTCATCGAGAATGCGGTCGGCTGCGCCCCAGGGGCGCAATACCCGCAATTGCTCGAACACTCTCTCAAATGGCGTGTAGCCGTGCCCAAGACGCTCTCCGCGCGACCAGCGCTGCCAAAGGCTCAGCAATTCATTGAAGGCACCGGTCGTCGGCATGGCCAGATAGAATCGACCGGGCACGTCCTTATCGTCGCGGTCGAGTCCTTCTCGCCCTTTACGCGAGTCTTTCACGGCAAACAACTCATCCGGCGGCTGCTCGGTTTCGATCTCAGCCATAAACTCAAGGCCTGGAACCTTGGCGACGGCCTTTACGAAATCATCTACGGTGCCGGCGATCTCGAAAACGATTACCCTGTCTGGCGCGAGGCTGCTCGGATCATCGCGCAACTCCATTGCTCCGGCGGCACCGCCAGCGAGCGCCTGACGTAACCTCTGGAATGCCGGCTGGAATCGCCCGATCTGGGCATCGCGGCCAGGTTTTCGAATCTGACCTCCGCCTCCGCCGGCGCGGGGCGGGTCTATAGGCTCAGGCTTCGGAAGGATCAGTAGCGGCCGGTCCGCCATTATCTATCCTCCCGCTCGTGTAATCTTGTTGTTCGGCCCTGACCGTCCAGATGTTTAGCTGATCGGCCACAACCGCCTTCAACGGTTTTTCCCCAAGGGTCAGCACATGACGCCGCAAGATATCGAGGCAAAACTGCTCCGCTTCCGCATAGCTGATCCTGCCAAGTTTCTTGGCAATTGTTGAAGATGTATATCCCAGCGTATCATCGAACCGCTCCGCAAAGCGGTCGATATATTCGGCAAGCGCTTTCCGTGTCGGCATCGGCAGCGATAACCTCAACTGGAAACGACGCCACGAGGCTCGGTCCAGAAGTTCCGGATGATTTGTCGCGCCGACAACAATTGTATAACTCGGCAGGTCATCGACCTGCATCAAGAGGGATGTGACAACACGCTTGATCTCGCCAGTTTCATGAATATCGC
The Algiphilus sp. DNA segment above includes these coding regions:
- a CDS encoding S8 family peptidase; protein product: MELRDDPSSLAPDRVIVFEIAGTVDDFVKAVAKVPGLEFMAEIETEQPPDELFAVKDSRKGREGLDRDDKDVPGRFYLAMPTTGAFNELLSLWQRWSRGERLGHGYTPFERVFEQLRVLRPWGAADRILDETIAFWQEELARAPDRPVRTEVELWFLPNEAGQRNASERLAAHIAEAGGRVVHERVISEIAYHGALIDIPAQAIPALMQRAEVNLALADEVMFLRPQSTLHNELEPEEVETPGVEERAGAPSENVPIAALLDGFPLQRHALLTDRLSIDDPDNLEEMAIVARRVHGTAMASLILHGDLNAGETPLERPLYLRPIMFAQANGQERTDGDRLLIDTIYRAVLRIKGSAGEDAAAPSVFLINLSIGDGRRPFARLVSPLARLLDFLSERYGILFLVSGGNITEPLRINRYDTWKDFEDAPADERERAVLEALNAAKHERTLLSPAEALNVLTIGAQHHDAVAARPGALLAVDPYDSHELPNASSALGLGHRRSVKPEIFLPGGREFVRMGRSGGGIEAHFGQPQRLYGLRAAAPDSSGQGQLDKTALSDGTSSATALATRAAHRIFDALMDREGGSRLADMPPEYYATVVKALLVHRARWNGKWSLLKEICGPDDGRRFVQQAENISRFMGFGIPDMAEAMECATNRATLVGYGALAPDHAHSYRIPLPPSLERVTDPRALTLSMAWFSPVKAGHQSYRCVRLEASADAPLEALGVERKGIAQPADASNKKGTVFHERYQGARAVPFIDDGHLSLKVWCKEDAGGVESPVRYGIAVTLEAENAMPIYEEIEQRLRVAPRPRS